In the Nicotiana tabacum cultivar K326 chromosome 16, ASM71507v2, whole genome shotgun sequence genome, one interval contains:
- the LOC107761320 gene encoding monooxygenase 1-like, translating into MESAGCEEMHEIVIVGGGLCGLATALALHKKGIKSVVLEKSETLRAAGAAIGVLPNGWRALDQLGVGSQLRATALRLEGNRMAWIDKGREQYISNKNIGEVRCLKRSDIVETFADALPRKTIRFGCEIASVEMDPLTSLPCILLSNGKRIGAKILIGCDGSRSVVSSFLGVKPTKTLRVAAIRGLTSYPNGHSFPLEFVRLISGHTKFGILPITDKLVHWFINLHHGTDTKFPQDAELIKQTALEATSDHPKHVQEIIEGCDLDSLSFFHLRYHEPWNLMLGNFSENTVTVAGDAMHVMGPFLGQGGSAGIEDAVVLARNLAKTLKGGFDHEKVGEALDQYIKERRMRVVKLATQAYLTALLIEDRPMLTKKFVTAAMALFFKNPFAHVQYDCGHL; encoded by the exons ATGGAGTCAGCTGGTTGTGAAGAAATGCACGAGATAGTCATAGTGGGTGGTGGCCTCTGCGGCCTTGCTACAGCCCTTGCTTTGCACAA GAAAGGAATAAAGAGTGTGGTGTTAGAGAAATCAGAAACATTAAGAGCAGCAGGAGCAGCTATAGGTGTATTGCCTAATGGATGGAGGGCACTTGATCAGCTTGGTGTCGGGTCTCAGCTAAGAGCTACTGCTCTTCGTCTCGAAGG GAATCGAATGGCATGGATCGACAAGGGCAGAGAACAATACATATCAAACAA GAATATTGGGGAGGTTCGCTGTCTGAAAAGGAGCGATATAGTCGAAACATTTGCTGATGCTTTGCCTCGGAAGACTATACGTTTTGGATGTGAAATTGCGTCAGTGGAAATGGATCCTCTCACTTCATTGCCATGTATTCTACTTTCTAATGGAAAGCGTATTGGTGCCAAG ATTTTGATCGGGTGTGATGGATCGAGGTCAGTAGTGTCAAGTTTCCTTGGGGTAAAGCCTACCAAGACTTTGCGCGTCGCTGCAATTAGGGGTTTAACGAGTTATCCAAATGGTCATTCATTTCCTCTCGAATTTGTCCGCCTCATTAGTGGTCACACTAAATTTGGAATATTACCAATTACCGATAAGCTGGTCCATTGGTTTATTAATCTCCATCACGGAACAG ATACCAAATTTCCACAAGATGCAGAGCTAATCAAACAAACAGCCCTGGAGGCAACAAGTGATCATCCAAAACATGTACAAGAAATAATAGAGGGGTGTGACCTGGATTCTCTATCTTTCTTTCACTTGAGATATCACGAACCATGGAACTTGATGCTTGGAAATTTTAGCGAAAACACAGTAACGGTTGCTGGAGATGCAATGCATGTAATGGGTCCATTtcttggccagggaggttcagcAGGAATAGAAGATGCAGTGGTTCTTGCAAGAAACTTGGCGAAGACATTAAAGGGAGGTTTTGATCATGAAAAAGTTGGAGAGGCACTGGATCAGTATATAAAAGAGAGGAGAATGAGGgtggtgaaactggcaacacaAGCTTATCTTACTGCTCTTCTTATTGAGGATAGACCAATGCTGACAAAAAAATTTGTCACAGCTGCGATGGCCCTTTTCTTCAAAAACCCATTTGCTCATGTGCAATATGACTGTGGTCACCTTTGA